One stretch of Chitinophaga pendula DNA includes these proteins:
- the scpB gene encoding SMC-Scp complex subunit ScpB, which yields MEISQIIPHVEALIFAADRPLPAMEIVELLNNALAFLEDRATLDQVSAALEAIHEKYQSEFYAFEVRESGGGFQFLTKKDYYQTVAQLNGEKFLKRLSTAALETLAIIAYRQPISKGEIEHIRGVSTDYSIQKLLEKELIVISGRSEDLPGKPLLYATSKSFMDYFGLNSPADLPKLREVFDEEIIQPTLISDELLQAQEHERERPLAAPGNGNLIVSESGELVEQADKDSGEEILEDIAYSDIPPQQITEIVQLPPLEDLQQVVEQEEAEAEKEREDQDEEAIETVFLNLDVPATDEGQTTTATDTETLEGEEQAPAGTEEDDLSGNPPEDTLSTPEENIKDNETPEVTAGAEEAAESDSDEAATDDAADEEEDVEDEEDEEEDVEDEEENEEEGNGEDGDDEEEDGDEEEEEEEEEEDEDSDDNDEEEEEDGEDDGEEDEEDEEDEEYEEEEEDDDDEEDEDSDDDDEEEEDGEDDGEEDEEDEDSNSEEEYEDDEEEEEDNEDNGEDGDNDDEEEEGDDEEEDDDIEEEEEEEEEEDDDDEEEEEDDEDNDDDKKDNKR from the coding sequence ATGGAAATATCTCAGATTATTCCGCATGTCGAAGCACTGATCTTTGCCGCAGATCGACCACTCCCCGCCATGGAGATAGTGGAACTGCTCAATAATGCACTCGCATTTCTCGAAGACAGAGCTACACTGGACCAGGTATCCGCCGCCCTCGAGGCCATCCACGAAAAATACCAGTCCGAATTCTATGCCTTCGAAGTAAGAGAAAGCGGTGGAGGATTCCAGTTCCTCACCAAAAAAGACTACTACCAGACCGTAGCACAGCTCAACGGAGAGAAATTCCTCAAACGACTGTCTACCGCCGCCCTGGAGACATTGGCTATCATCGCATACCGCCAGCCCATCTCCAAAGGCGAGATCGAACACATCAGAGGTGTCAGCACCGACTACTCCATTCAGAAACTACTCGAAAAAGAACTGATCGTCATATCCGGTCGTAGCGAAGACCTCCCGGGAAAACCCCTTCTCTACGCTACTTCCAAATCCTTCATGGATTACTTTGGTCTCAACTCTCCTGCCGATCTGCCTAAACTCAGAGAGGTATTCGACGAAGAGATCATCCAGCCTACCCTCATCAGCGATGAACTGCTACAGGCACAGGAGCATGAACGGGAACGCCCGCTCGCCGCCCCCGGTAATGGTAACCTGATCGTCTCCGAATCCGGCGAACTGGTCGAACAAGCCGATAAGGACAGCGGAGAAGAGATACTGGAAGACATCGCCTACAGCGACATTCCTCCACAGCAGATCACCGAAATAGTACAATTACCTCCCCTGGAAGACTTGCAGCAGGTAGTCGAGCAGGAAGAAGCCGAAGCAGAAAAGGAACGGGAAGACCAGGACGAAGAAGCGATCGAAACCGTATTCCTGAACCTGGATGTACCAGCCACAGACGAGGGGCAAACGACTACCGCCACCGATACAGAAACGCTGGAAGGAGAAGAACAGGCACCTGCCGGCACCGAAGAGGACGATCTGTCCGGCAACCCTCCGGAAGATACCCTCTCAACCCCGGAAGAAAATATCAAAGACAACGAGACTCCGGAAGTAACAGCCGGGGCGGAAGAAGCTGCGGAAAGCGATAGCGATGAAGCGGCAACAGATGATGCCGCGGACGAAGAGGAAGATGTTGAAGATGAGGAGGATGAGGAAGAAGATGTTGAAGATGAAGAGGAGAATGAAGAGGAAGGTAACGGTGAAGACGGAGACGATGAGGAGGAAGATGGAGATGAAGAAGAGGAAGAAGAGGAAGAAGAGGAAGACGAAGATAGTGATGACAATGATGAGGAGGAGGAAGAAGATGGTGAAGACGATGGGGAGGAAGATGAGGAAGACGAAGAAGATGAGGAGTATGAGGAAGAAGAAGAGGATGACGATGACGAGGAAGACGAAGATAGTGATGACGATGATGAGGAGGAAGAAGATGGTGAAGACGATGGGGAGGAAGATGAGGAAGACGAAGATAGCAATAGCGAAGAGGAATATGAAGACGATGAGGAGGAAGAAGAGGACAATGAAGATAACGGTGAAGACGGAGACAATGATGATGAGGAGGAAGAAGGAGATGATGAGGAGGAAGATGATGATATAGAAGAAGAAGAAGAAGAAGAAGAAGAAGAGGATGACGATGATGAGGAGGAGGAAGAAGACGATGAAGATAATGACGACGACAAAAAAGATAATAAAAGATAA
- a CDS encoding purine-nucleoside phosphorylase encodes METTFLEQIAASAEYLQQQGFKQPRVGIVLGTGLGELVQHIRIEHSIPYQHIPHFPESTVESHKGQLIYGHIGDTPVVAMQGRFHYYEGYTMQQITFPIRVMKALGVQQLLLSNAAGGMNPAFKKGDLVLLDDHINLQPESPLRGLNAPAYGTRFPDMSCPYDPQLGRQLSEAAGALQLPLHKGVYVSVMGPNLETRAEYRFLRMIGADMVGMSTVPEVIVANQLQLPCAAISVITDECDPDNLHPVSIAEIIAVANAADKQLSSLFATVIAAL; translated from the coding sequence ATGGAAACAACTTTTTTGGAACAAATAGCAGCATCGGCGGAATACCTGCAACAGCAAGGTTTTAAGCAGCCCAGGGTAGGTATTGTATTGGGTACCGGCCTGGGAGAGCTGGTACAACATATCCGGATCGAACATAGTATCCCTTATCAGCATATCCCGCATTTCCCGGAGTCGACGGTAGAGTCGCACAAGGGGCAGCTGATATATGGACATATCGGCGATACACCGGTAGTGGCGATGCAGGGCCGCTTTCATTATTATGAAGGATATACGATGCAGCAGATCACCTTCCCTATACGGGTGATGAAAGCGTTGGGCGTACAACAGCTATTATTGAGCAATGCAGCGGGCGGCATGAATCCGGCCTTTAAGAAAGGCGACCTGGTATTGCTGGATGATCATATCAACCTGCAACCGGAAAGTCCGTTACGGGGATTAAATGCGCCAGCTTATGGCACCCGTTTCCCGGATATGAGCTGCCCTTACGACCCGCAACTGGGCCGCCAGTTATCCGAAGCAGCGGGTGCACTGCAACTGCCCCTTCATAAAGGCGTGTATGTATCGGTGATGGGACCTAACCTGGAGACCCGGGCAGAATACCGGTTCCTGCGAATGATAGGTGCTGATATGGTAGGTATGAGCACCGTACCGGAAGTGATCGTTGCCAACCAGTTACAATTGCCTTGTGCAGCCATTTCCGTCATCACGGACGAATGTGATCCGGATAACCTACACCCTGTATCCATTGCCGAGATCATCGCAGTAGCCAATGCAGCAGACAAACAACTCAGCAGCTTATTTGCTACAGTTATAGCGGCTTTATAA